In the genome of Gemmatimonadota bacterium, one region contains:
- a CDS encoding family 10 glycosylhydrolase, which yields MNSPAVPKSVFSLFLFLLAFAAACAHAPPPRPAPIQGEVRALWVVRHTLAHPDSIRAMVRRAAGAGFNTLIVQVRGRGDAFYSARWEPRADTLAGRLELDPLAVVIREAHRRGLAVHAWVNTHLAANMDALPRAPSHLYHLRPDLLAVPRPLARELYTLDPHHPRYRAALVEYARANRGHVEGLYTVPADPEVKEHIYSVWLDILERYDVDGIHFDYVRYPAPDYDYSRTALERFRRWLAPQLPDSLQARLAALEAADPLVYTDSFPGAWDRFRREQITELVERIYHGVKKRKPDVLVSAAVFANGGDAYRNRFQDWRDWLQRGLLDVACPMAYTPDTALFREQIRVAVEAAGAARVWAGIGAYRNTVEGTVEKIRAARELGATGIVLFSYDFAVRTGPANPAGDYLERVRDLAFERRLAEQQR from the coding sequence CGGGCGCTCTGGGTCGTGCGCCACACCCTCGCGCACCCGGACAGCATCCGCGCCATGGTGCGGCGGGCGGCAGGGGCGGGGTTCAACACGCTCATCGTCCAGGTTCGAGGACGGGGCGACGCCTTCTACTCGGCCCGCTGGGAGCCCCGTGCTGATACGCTCGCCGGCCGCCTCGAGCTGGATCCGCTGGCAGTCGTCATTCGCGAGGCGCACCGCCGCGGCCTCGCCGTGCACGCCTGGGTGAACACCCACCTGGCCGCCAACATGGACGCGCTGCCACGCGCGCCCTCGCACCTTTACCACCTTCGCCCGGACCTGCTCGCTGTCCCCAGGCCGCTGGCCCGGGAACTGTATACGCTGGACCCGCACCACCCCCGCTACCGTGCCGCACTGGTCGAGTACGCGCGGGCCAACCGCGGCCACGTCGAAGGACTCTATACGGTGCCGGCGGACCCGGAGGTGAAGGAGCACATCTACTCCGTGTGGCTGGACATCCTCGAGCGTTATGATGTGGACGGCATCCACTTCGACTACGTGCGCTACCCGGCGCCCGACTACGACTACTCGCGCACCGCGCTCGAGCGATTCCGCCGCTGGCTGGCGCCGCAGTTGCCGGACTCGCTGCAGGCCCGCTTGGCCGCGCTCGAGGCGGCGGACCCGCTCGTGTACACGGATTCTTTTCCGGGAGCCTGGGACCGCTTCCGCCGCGAGCAGATTACCGAGCTGGTCGAGCGCATTTACCACGGTGTAAAGAAGCGCAAGCCCGACGTGCTGGTCAGCGCGGCGGTATTCGCCAATGGCGGGGACGCCTATCGCAATCGCTTCCAGGACTGGCGTGACTGGCTGCAACGTGGCCTGCTGGACGTGGCCTGCCCCATGGCGTATACCCCGGACACCGCCCTCTTCCGGGAGCAGATCCGCGTCGCTGTCGAGGCCGCCGGCGCCGCCCGCGTCTGGGCAGGGATCGGCGCCTACCGCAACACCGTGGAGGGCACGGTCGAGAAGATCCGGGCCGCCCGCGAGCTCGGCGCCACTGGGATCGTGCTCTTCTCCTACGACTTCGCCGTCCGCACGGGGCCGGCCAACCCCGCCGGCGACTACCTCGAGCGCGTGCGCGATCTGGCGTTCGAGCGACGACTGGCCGAACAGCAGCGCTAG
- a CDS encoding integron integrase, giving the protein MAASAVGDNPSRPRLLDQMRIAVRARHYSRRTEEVYVAWVRRFVLFHGKRHPAEMGGGEVTAFLSHLANASRVSSSTQNQASSALLFLYREVLGREIEAPRGVLRAKRAFRRPVVLTRDEVRLLLRRMSGSKRLVATLLYGAGLRLLEGLRLRVKDVDPGRGEITVRGGKGNRDRVTMLPASLGPQIAAQLGNVRRLHESDLRRGAGWAALPGALERKYPGAGRELGWQYLFPATRLHRDPHTGQLRRHHLHETAVQRALKEASRQAGLTKRASCHALRHSFATHLLEDGYDIRTIQELLGHRSVKTTMIYTHVLNRGGLGVRSPLDVLGGLDSR; this is encoded by the coding sequence ATGGCCGCATCAGCCGTCGGCGACAACCCTTCCAGGCCCAGACTCCTGGACCAGATGCGCATAGCGGTGCGTGCCCGGCACTACAGCCGCCGCACAGAAGAGGTCTACGTCGCCTGGGTCCGGCGTTTCGTCCTCTTCCATGGCAAGCGGCACCCGGCCGAAATGGGCGGCGGCGAGGTCACAGCGTTCCTCTCGCACCTCGCCAATGCTTCGCGGGTCAGCTCGTCCACGCAGAACCAGGCGAGCAGCGCGCTTCTGTTCCTGTACCGGGAAGTGCTCGGGCGGGAGATCGAGGCGCCCCGCGGCGTGCTCCGTGCCAAGAGGGCTTTCCGTCGTCCTGTCGTGCTGACGCGCGATGAGGTTCGGCTCCTGCTGCGGCGGATGAGCGGCTCCAAGCGCCTTGTAGCGACCCTCCTCTACGGCGCCGGCCTGCGCCTTCTCGAAGGCCTGCGCTTGCGCGTGAAGGACGTAGATCCTGGCCGTGGCGAGATCACTGTCCGGGGCGGCAAGGGCAACCGCGACCGCGTTACCATGCTCCCGGCGTCCTTGGGGCCGCAAATCGCCGCGCAATTGGGCAACGTGCGCCGGCTGCACGAGAGCGACCTGCGCCGCGGGGCGGGGTGGGCGGCTCTCCCGGGAGCTCTCGAGCGCAAATATCCGGGCGCTGGCCGCGAGTTGGGCTGGCAGTACCTCTTTCCAGCAACTCGCCTGCACCGCGATCCCCATACGGGACAGCTCCGCCGTCACCACCTGCACGAGACGGCCGTCCAGCGCGCCCTCAAGGAAGCCTCGCGCCAGGCTGGCCTCACCAAGCGGGCCTCCTGCCACGCGCTGCGCCACTCATTCGCCACTCACCTCCTTGAGGACGGATACGACATCCGCACCATCCAGGAGCTGCTCGGCCACCGCAGCGTCAAAACCACCATGATTTACACCCACGTACTCAACCGCGGCGGCCTGGGGGTGCGGAGCCCCCTCGATGTTCTGGGCGGGCTCGATTCCCGTTAA